In a genomic window of Rhinolophus ferrumequinum isolate MPI-CBG mRhiFer1 chromosome 2, mRhiFer1_v1.p, whole genome shotgun sequence:
- the COMMD2 gene encoding COMM domain-containing protein 2: MLLDLSEEHKEHLAFLPQVDSSVVAEFGRIAVEFLRRGSNPKIYDGAARKLNVSSDTVQHGVEGLTYLLTESSKLMISELDFQDSVFVLGFSEELNKLLLQLYLDNRKEIRTILSELAPDLPSYHSLEWRLDVQLASRSLRQQIKPSVTIKLHLNQNGDHSTQVLQTDPATLVHLVQQLEQALEEMKTNHCRRVVRNIK, encoded by the exons ATGCTGCTGGATTTGTCCGAGGAGCATAAGGAGCACCTGGCCTTCCTGCCGCAAGTGGACAGCTCGG TGGTCGCCGAGTTCGGGCGGATTGCGGTGGAGTTCCTGAGGCGAGGATCGAACCCCAAGATCTACGACGGCGCCGCCA gaaAACTCAATGTGAGTAGTGACACTGTCCAGCATGGTGTGGAAGGATTAACGTACCTTCTCACTGAAAGCTCCAAGCTCATG ATTTCTGAACTGGATTTCCAAGACTCTGTTTTTGTTCTGGGATTCTCTGAAGAGTTGAACAAGTTGTTGCTTCAGCTTTATCTGGACAACAGAAAGGAGATCAGAACTATTCTGAGTGAATTGGCACCAGATCTTCCCAGTTACCACAGCCTTGAGTGGCGACTAGATGTACag CTTGCAAGCAGAAGCCTCAGGCAACAGATAAAACCATCAGTGACTATAAAGCTCCACCTTAATCAGAATGGAGATCACAGCACCCAAGTTCTACAGACAGACCCAGCCACCCTGGTCCATTTGGTTCAGCAACTGGAACAAGCGTTGGAGGAGATGAAAACAAACCACTGTAGGAGAGTTGTGCGTAATATCAAGTAG